The Altererythrobacter sp. ZODW24 genome window below encodes:
- a CDS encoding PQQ-dependent dehydrogenase, methanol/ethanol family, which produces MGEAALNIRATFAAFATIALAACGSEVPEPSPLATEGVTDAMLAAGNGDEWLTYGGGYEEQRFSPLTQISAENVNELGLAWSADLDTARGQEATPLMYDGTIYVSTAWSMVKAYDAKTGALKWSYDPEVPRETLVRVCCDAVNRGVALYGDKVYVAALDGRLIAVDMATGKEVWAKTIVPDQESYAITGAPRIANGKVLIGSAGAEYRARGSIAAFDAQTGDELWRFHTVPGNPADGFENDAMEKAAETWAGDWWEFGGGGTVWDSITFDPGTNLVYFGTGNAEPWNPNTNDRGLGDALYTSSIVAVDADTGEYVWHFQETPEDRWDFDSNAQITVADIQVKNEQRRVVMHAPKNGFFYVLDAKTGEFLSGENFVPVNWASGLNPETGRPNILPEARYELTGEVFLGTPGLYGGHTWHPMSFSPATGLLYIPINNTLMPYLADEEFEGTEMGMQLGIDVATVAMPADKAARQAALDATTGALLAWDPVTQKEAWRVPYPGPSNGGTLATAGNLVFQGTAGGEFRAYSADTGKQLWSFPAQTGIIAAPMSYSIGGEQYVAILAGWGGLWDLNSGLLSDKSGRAPNISRLLVFKLGADGTLPPPPPLSELVLDPPAFKGTAEQVALGGKLYAQNCSSCHGDAAIGGRLNPDLRHSGTIGREEAIRAIVIDGALKHNGMVSFERNVDAADAEAIRQYLIRRANEDKALELASR; this is translated from the coding sequence ATGGGAGAAGCAGCCTTGAACATCCGCGCCACCTTCGCCGCATTCGCCACCATCGCGCTCGCCGCCTGCGGATCGGAGGTGCCTGAACCATCACCGCTCGCCACCGAGGGCGTGACCGATGCGATGCTGGCCGCTGGCAATGGCGATGAATGGCTGACCTATGGCGGCGGATACGAAGAACAGCGGTTCAGCCCGCTCACGCAAATCTCCGCCGAAAATGTGAACGAACTAGGCCTCGCATGGTCCGCTGATCTCGATACCGCGCGCGGGCAGGAAGCCACACCGCTGATGTATGACGGCACCATCTATGTCTCCACCGCATGGAGCATGGTGAAGGCTTATGACGCCAAAACCGGCGCGCTAAAATGGTCCTATGACCCCGAGGTTCCGCGCGAAACTCTGGTCCGCGTCTGCTGCGATGCGGTCAATCGCGGCGTCGCGCTATATGGTGACAAGGTTTATGTCGCCGCGCTCGATGGCCGCCTGATCGCAGTCGACATGGCGACCGGCAAGGAAGTCTGGGCCAAGACCATTGTGCCTGATCAGGAAAGCTACGCCATCACCGGCGCGCCGCGCATCGCCAATGGCAAAGTGCTGATCGGCAGTGCAGGCGCAGAATACCGTGCGCGCGGTTCTATCGCCGCCTTCGATGCGCAGACCGGCGACGAGCTGTGGCGATTCCACACTGTGCCCGGCAATCCGGCGGACGGTTTCGAGAATGACGCGATGGAGAAAGCCGCCGAGACTTGGGCGGGTGACTGGTGGGAGTTTGGCGGCGGCGGCACCGTGTGGGATTCGATCACCTTCGATCCCGGCACGAACCTCGTTTACTTCGGCACCGGCAATGCCGAACCGTGGAACCCGAACACCAATGACCGCGGCCTTGGCGATGCGCTCTACACCTCCTCGATCGTCGCAGTGGATGCCGACACTGGCGAATACGTCTGGCATTTCCAAGAGACACCCGAAGATCGCTGGGACTTCGATTCCAACGCCCAGATTACAGTCGCCGACATTCAGGTGAAGAACGAGCAGCGCCGCGTGGTGATGCACGCCCCCAAGAACGGCTTCTTCTATGTGCTCGACGCCAAGACGGGCGAATTCCTGTCGGGTGAGAATTTCGTGCCGGTAAATTGGGCTAGCGGACTCAATCCCGAAACCGGCCGCCCCAACATTTTGCCCGAGGCGCGCTATGAGCTGACCGGCGAAGTCTTCCTTGGCACGCCGGGCCTCTATGGCGGCCACACATGGCACCCGATGAGCTTCAGCCCCGCAACCGGCCTCTTGTATATTCCGATCAACAACACGCTGATGCCCTATCTGGCAGACGAGGAATTCGAAGGCACGGAAATGGGCATGCAGCTGGGCATCGATGTCGCCACGGTCGCTATGCCCGCCGATAAAGCCGCACGTCAGGCGGCACTGGATGCGACCACAGGCGCGCTGCTGGCTTGGGACCCTGTGACCCAGAAAGAGGCATGGCGCGTACCCTATCCCGGCCCGTCGAATGGCGGCACGCTGGCAACCGCCGGCAATCTGGTTTTCCAAGGCACAGCGGGCGGCGAATTCCGCGCATACTCTGCCGATACCGGCAAACAGCTGTGGTCCTTTCCCGCGCAAACCGGGATCATCGCTGCACCGATGAGCTACAGCATCGGCGGCGAGCAATATGTCGCGATCCTCGCCGGATGGGGCGGATTGTGGGATTTGAATTCAGGCTTGCTGTCGGACAAGTCAGGCCGCGCGCCCAATATCAGCCGGCTGTTGGTGTTCAAGCTAGGCGCGGATGGCACATTGCCTCCGCCTCCGCCGCTAAGCGAGCTGGTGCTTGACCCGCCAGCCTTCAAAGGCACCGCCGAACAGGTCGCTCTTGGCGGAAAGCTGTACGCCCAAAACTGCTCCAGCTGCCACGGTGATGCTGCTATCGGCGGCCGGCTCAACCCCGATCTACGCCATTCTGGCACCATCGGGCGCGAGGAAGCGATCCGCGCAATCGTGATCGACGGCGCGTTGAAACATAACGGCATGGTGTCTTTCGAACGCAACGTTGATGCCGCTGATGCCGAGGCCATCCGCCAATATCTCATCAGGCGAGCAAATGAAGACAAGGCACTGGAACTGGCCTCCAGATAG
- a CDS encoding dienelactone hydrolase family protein has product MCDTFDLEEMTRKTNGWRDVNRRQFGAIGAVGAATTLAACSGVESASADDASGEASLTETPVSITTADGTMDAVLIHPASGKHPAVILWPDIASLRDAKKMMARRTAAEGYTVLIANPYYRDAPAPQFADFADFAGNGGWDKVTPWREKLNAEAIMRDTNSLVAWLDAQDSVDTAKGIGTEGYCMGGPFTVWSTAAEPTRVKAAASFHGGGLATDSEMSPHKLLGTATASYLIAVAQNDDAKDPVSKVTFGDAAKAAGRAAEVEVYAADHGWTVLDSPVYEKAEAERAYAAKVALYGAM; this is encoded by the coding sequence ATGTGCGATACGTTTGATCTCGAAGAAATGACCCGCAAGACGAACGGCTGGCGTGACGTGAACAGGCGCCAGTTCGGAGCTATCGGTGCGGTGGGTGCGGCGACAACGCTGGCGGCATGTTCGGGGGTGGAAAGCGCTTCTGCCGATGATGCAAGCGGCGAAGCAAGCCTGACGGAAACACCGGTCAGTATCACGACAGCTGACGGAACAATGGACGCAGTGCTGATCCATCCTGCATCGGGCAAGCACCCCGCCGTGATCCTGTGGCCCGATATTGCCAGTCTGCGCGATGCCAAGAAGATGATGGCGCGCCGCACCGCTGCAGAAGGCTACACTGTGCTCATCGCAAACCCATATTACCGCGATGCTCCTGCACCCCAGTTCGCCGACTTTGCTGACTTTGCGGGGAATGGCGGCTGGGACAAAGTTACGCCGTGGCGCGAGAAGTTGAACGCCGAGGCGATCATGCGCGATACCAATTCGCTAGTGGCATGGCTGGATGCGCAAGACAGCGTCGATACCGCCAAGGGCATCGGCACAGAAGGCTACTGCATGGGCGGCCCCTTCACTGTGTGGAGCACTGCGGCGGAACCAACCCGCGTCAAGGCAGCAGCCAGTTTCCACGGTGGCGGTCTGGCCACGGATTCTGAAATGAGCCCGCATAAGTTGCTCGGCACGGCGACCGCTTCCTATCTGATTGCCGTGGCGCAAAATGATGACGCGAAGGACCCCGTTTCCAAAGTCACTTTCGGCGATGCTGCCAAGGCCGCGGGACGCGCAGCCGAAGTAGAGGTCTATGCGGCGGACCACGGCTGGACCGTCCTCGACAGTCCGGTTTACGAAAAGGCAGAGGCCGAGCGTGCCTATGCTGCGAAAGTGGCACTCTATGGCGCGATGTAA